A genomic stretch from Solanum stenotomum isolate F172 chromosome 8, ASM1918654v1, whole genome shotgun sequence includes:
- the LOC125875229 gene encoding ankyrin repeat-containing protein At5g02620-like encodes MMDPPAARPVAPRKKMTKQLTGKRDDSSLHAAARSGNLVAIREILDETGEEDLAEMMIKQNSAGETALYVAAEYGYYQLVRDMIHYYDLVAAGIKARNGYDALHIAAKQGDLDMVKVLMEAHPELSMTVDISNTTALHTAANQGHIEVVNYLLEAESSLATIAKSNGKTALHSAARNGHLQVLKALLNKEPGIATRMDKKGQTALHMAVKGQNLEVVEELTRADPSLINMVDNKGNTALHIAARKGRDQIVKLLLAQNETDTRVVNRSNESALDTAEKLGQSELVTVLQEHGVQSARSIKPQTTNPARELKKTVSDIKHGVHYQLETTALTRRRIQDIAKRVYKMHAQGLNNAINSTTVVAVLIATVAFGGIFQINGQWVDDPDDIPADHSLGEANIGPNPAFVVFFIFDSLSLFIALAVVVVQTTIVVIESRAKKKMMSIINKLMWVACLFISIAYLSLSYIVVGDANLWMPVLISFIGAIIMATTLGTLCYWIVMNRISSSNKRSLRKNSMANRSRSWSASVLSDSDALNNEYKKIYAI; translated from the exons ATGATGGATCCACCGGCAGCTAGGCCAGTGGCGCCACGGAAAAAGATGACAAAACAATTAACAGGGAAAAGGGATGACAGTTCCTTGCATGCAGCAGCTAGATCTGGAAATCTCGTTGCGATAAGAGAGATTCTTGATGAGACAGGGGAGGAAGATTTGGCAGAGATGATGATTAAGCAAAATTCAGCTGGAGAGACTGCATTGTATGTTGCAGCAGAATATGGTTATTATCAGTTGGTTAGGGATATGATCCATTACTATGATCTTGTAGCTGCTGGAATCAAAGCGAGGAACGGTTACGATGCCTTGCACATTGCTGCCAAACAAGGAGATTTAG ATATGGTAAAGGTACTAATGGAAGCACATCCAGAGCTCTCAATGACAGTTGATATTTCAAATACTACAGCTTTGCATACAGCTGCAAACCAAGGGCACATAGAGGTGGTGAATTATCTACTTGAGGCAGAGAGTAGTTTGGCCACCATAGCTAAAAGTAACGGTAAAACAGCGTTGCACTCTGCAGCAAGAAACGGACATTTACAGGTTCTCAAGGCACTTTTGAATAAAGAACCAGGAATTGCAACTCGGATGGATAAAAAGGGGCAAACTGCACTTCATATGGCTGTCAAAGGACAAAATCTTGAAGTTGTGGAGGAGCTGACTAGAGCTGATCCTTCATTGATAAATATGGTTGACAATAAGGGAAATACCGCCTTGCATATTGCTGCTCGGAAAGGCAGAGATCAG ATTGTAAAGTTGCTGCTTGCGCAAAATGAAACTGATACTAGAGTCGTCAATAGGTCTAACGAGTCAGCCCTTGACACTGCAGAGAAACTGGGACAGTCTGAATTAGTAACTGTCTTGCAGGAACACGGGGTTCAAAGTGCTAGATCCATCAAGCCACAGACAACAAATCCAGCAAGAGAGTTAAAGAAAACTGTAAGTGACATAAAGCACGGGGTGCACTATCAATTGGAGACTACGGCCCTAACAAGAAGACGTATACAAGACATTGCCAAACGTGTGTACAAAATGCACGCGCAAGGTCTTAACAACGCAATTAATTCTACCACGGTTGTTGCTGTGCTGATTGCCACGGTTGCCTTTGGAGGAATCTTTCAAATCAATGGCCAATGGGTTGATGATCCAGACGATATCCCAGCTGATCATAGCCTTGGAGAAGCAAATATTGGTCCGAATCCAGCATTTGTAGTTTTCTTCATCTTCGACTCACTATCCTTATTTATAGCTCTTGCTGTGGTGGTTGTCCAAACAACGATCGTGGTAATAGAAAGCAGAGCcaagaagaaaatgatgtcAATTATAAACAAGCTAATGTGGGTGGCATGCTTGTTCATTTCAATTGCTTACTTGTCCCTATCGTATATTGTTGTTGGCGATGCCAATTTGTGGATGCCTGTATTAATTTCCTTTATAGGGGCAATCATAATGGCTACGACATTGGGAACGTTGTGTTACTGGATCGTTATGAACAGGATAAGCTCATCAAACAAGAGAAGCCTCCGAAAGAACTCTATGGCCAACAGGTCGCGGTCGTGGTCAGCATCAGTCCTCTCAGATTCAGATGCTCTAAACAATgaatacaagaaaatatatgCTATATAG